The following coding sequences lie in one Halorarum halophilum genomic window:
- the acs gene encoding acetate--CoA ligase, translating into MSDDDVQLEARLAEQEEFEPPAEFVEQANVSDAGIYDEFEENWPECWESAAEMLDWDEEYDQVLDDSNPPFYEWFTDGTLNASANCLDRHLEERGDEVAIEWIGEPTDEENRTFTYEELHREVNEFAASLREMGVGEGDIVTMYMPMVPELPIAMLACARIGAPHSVVFAGFSAEALATRMNSADSEYLVTCDGYYRRGDPLDHLDKANEGLSMVDHEVSDVVVVDRLGPNGDGFGHDLADNQSDYGELVEEQSGETVDPVGRDAEDMLFLMYTSGTTGQPKGVKHTTAGYLAWAAWTSHSVLDVKPDDTYFCAADIGWITGHSYIVYGPLALGTTSVMYEGTPDYPERDRLWEIIEEYEVNQLYTAPTAIRAFMKWGGEYPDRHDLSSLRLLGTVGEPINPRAWKWYYKHIGDESCPVVDTWWQTETGGMMVTTLPGVKNMKPGSAGPPLPGIDARIVDTNGEEVEAGRAGYLTVNKPWPGMLRTLYNNDERFIEEYWKEYSDVDSDDPDDWVYFPEDGAKIDDDGYITVLGRVDDVINVSGHRLGTMEIESAIVGVEGVAEAAVVGGDHDVKGEAVYAYVILEDGYEGDDEMHDRIVAGVEDAIGPIARPEGVVFTPELPKTRSGKIMRRLLEDIANEDELGDTSTLRNPDVVEDIRVKVQEE; encoded by the coding sequence ATGTCCGACGATGACGTGCAACTGGAGGCGCGGCTCGCGGAGCAGGAGGAGTTCGAGCCGCCTGCCGAGTTCGTCGAGCAGGCGAACGTCTCCGACGCCGGAATCTACGACGAGTTCGAGGAGAACTGGCCGGAGTGCTGGGAGAGCGCGGCCGAGATGCTCGACTGGGACGAGGAGTACGATCAGGTACTCGACGACTCCAACCCGCCGTTCTACGAGTGGTTCACCGACGGCACGCTGAACGCCTCGGCGAACTGTCTCGATCGGCACCTCGAGGAGCGCGGGGACGAGGTCGCCATCGAGTGGATCGGCGAACCCACCGACGAGGAGAATCGGACGTTCACCTACGAGGAGCTCCACCGCGAGGTGAACGAGTTCGCCGCGTCGCTGCGGGAGATGGGCGTCGGCGAGGGCGATATCGTGACGATGTACATGCCGATGGTGCCCGAACTGCCCATCGCCATGCTGGCGTGCGCCCGTATCGGCGCGCCCCACTCGGTCGTCTTCGCCGGCTTCTCCGCGGAGGCGCTCGCCACGCGGATGAACTCGGCCGACTCGGAGTACCTCGTCACCTGCGACGGCTACTACCGCCGCGGCGACCCGCTCGACCACCTCGACAAGGCCAACGAGGGGCTCTCGATGGTCGACCACGAGGTGTCCGACGTCGTCGTCGTCGACCGCCTGGGACCGAACGGCGACGGCTTCGGCCACGACCTCGCGGACAACCAGAGCGACTACGGCGAACTCGTCGAGGAGCAGTCGGGCGAGACCGTCGACCCGGTGGGACGGGACGCCGAGGACATGCTGTTCCTCATGTACACCTCGGGGACCACGGGCCAGCCGAAGGGCGTGAAGCACACCACCGCCGGCTACCTGGCGTGGGCCGCCTGGACCTCCCACTCCGTGCTCGACGTGAAGCCGGATGACACGTACTTCTGCGCGGCCGACATCGGCTGGATCACGGGCCACTCGTACATCGTGTACGGGCCGCTCGCGCTCGGCACGACGTCGGTGATGTACGAGGGAACCCCGGACTACCCCGAGCGCGACCGCCTCTGGGAGATCATCGAGGAGTACGAGGTGAACCAGCTGTACACCGCGCCGACCGCCATCCGCGCGTTCATGAAGTGGGGCGGGGAGTACCCCGACCGGCACGACCTCTCCAGCCTCCGCCTGCTGGGCACCGTCGGCGAGCCCATCAACCCGCGCGCGTGGAAGTGGTACTACAAGCACATCGGCGACGAGTCCTGCCCCGTCGTGGACACGTGGTGGCAGACCGAGACGGGCGGCATGATGGTTACCACCCTGCCGGGCGTCAAGAACATGAAGCCCGGCTCCGCGGGGCCGCCGCTGCCGGGCATCGACGCGCGGATCGTCGACACGAACGGCGAGGAGGTGGAGGCCGGCCGCGCGGGTTACCTGACCGTCAACAAGCCCTGGCCCGGGATGTTGCGGACGCTGTACAACAACGACGAGCGCTTCATCGAGGAGTACTGGAAGGAGTACTCCGACGTCGACTCGGACGACCCCGACGACTGGGTGTACTTCCCCGAGGACGGCGCGAAGATCGACGATGACGGGTACATCACCGTCCTCGGCCGCGTCGACGACGTCATCAACGTCTCCGGCCACCGGCTGGGAACGATGGAGATCGAGTCGGCCATCGTCGGCGTCGAGGGCGTCGCCGAGGCCGCGGTCGTCGGCGGCGACCACGACGTGAAGGGCGAGGCCGTCTACGCCTACGTTATCCTCGAGGACGGCTACGAGGGCGACGACGAGATGCACGACCGCATCGTCGCCGGCGTCGAGGACGCCATCGGCCCCATCGCGCGGCCCGAGGGCGTCGTCTTCACGCCTGAACTCCCGAAGACCCGCTCCGGGAAGATCATGCGCCGCCTGCTGGAGGACATCGCCAACGAGGACGAACTCGGCGACACGTCGACGCTGCGGAACCCGGACGTCGTGGAGGACATCCGGGTGAAGGTGCAGGAGGAGTAG
- a CDS encoding DUF4212 domain-containing protein: protein MVDRDGGDESTEADGGTVSQHARDHRETNYLEREVNLLNPSTPFMRDHLRVVWTGFVAWALVVFGPVTLTFVAPGPMTARMPVLGFPLHYFLVAIGAPGGALVLSFWYARKRDRLDEKYGIDHRQGTGTAAGDGSAVAADGGTDE, encoded by the coding sequence ATGGTCGACAGAGACGGGGGAGACGAATCGACCGAAGCGGACGGGGGAACGGTTTCACAGCACGCCCGGGACCACCGGGAGACGAACTACCTCGAGCGGGAGGTGAACCTCCTGAACCCGAGCACGCCATTCATGCGGGACCACCTCCGCGTGGTCTGGACGGGTTTCGTCGCCTGGGCGCTCGTCGTCTTCGGCCCGGTGACGCTGACGTTCGTCGCACCCGGCCCCATGACCGCCCGGATGCCGGTGCTCGGCTTCCCGCTGCACTACTTCCTGGTCGCGATCGGGGCGCCGGGCGGCGCGCTGGTGTTGTCGTTCTGGTACGCGCGAAAGCGTGACCGGCTGGACGAGAAGTACGGCATCGACCACCGGCAGGGAACCGGGACGGCGGCCGGCGACGGGAGCGCCGTCGCCGCGGACGGGGGAACCGACGAATGA
- a CDS encoding VC_2705 family sodium/solute symporter, which produces MIAGVFLQSGLLPEGLNVSFKLAPAILVVAMLTLFLGIGYAFRVADTEEMWVAGRSIGNVENGMAIGANWMSAASYLGMAALIALSGFYGLAFVVGWSAGYFILLIFLAAQMRRFGKYTAPDFVGDRFNSDAARAIAAVTTFLIGFVYAIGQARGMGLVGLYIFGDIGIPGLSGYQSMVVLMMTITVGYLTLSGMLGATKNMAVQFVILIVAFLVGLYAVGYTQGYSTVLPQIEYGAMIGSLSSEFSEPFVNESYYLWIATAFSLVVGTCGLPHVLVRFYTVESERTARWSTVWGLFFICLLYLSAPAFAAFGTDLYTKNIGPTFGDPGMTSAAGDVIVVLATQLAGLPQWFVGIVAAGGIAAAIATVSGLFIAGSSAISHDIYATIVNEDASQRQQVLVGRLSIVALGVVTTLAALDPAAPIAALVSYAFSLAGAVLFPMFFLGLWWENTNRQGALAGMTTGLVIWTVPMINEVLPTYVGSGEPYSATLAAVVPAIGSALIAVPVVFAVTIGVSLLTGEPDMETKRLVRQCHSPEPMTRMQSAEDIAATDGGEPGDD; this is translated from the coding sequence ATGATCGCCGGCGTCTTCCTCCAGAGCGGCCTCCTCCCGGAGGGGCTGAACGTCTCGTTCAAACTCGCGCCGGCTATCCTGGTCGTCGCCATGCTGACCCTGTTCCTGGGCATCGGATACGCGTTCCGCGTCGCCGACACCGAGGAGATGTGGGTCGCCGGTCGCTCCATCGGGAACGTCGAGAACGGGATGGCCATCGGCGCGAACTGGATGTCGGCCGCGTCGTACCTCGGGATGGCGGCGCTCATCGCGCTGTCAGGGTTCTACGGCCTCGCGTTCGTCGTCGGCTGGTCGGCGGGCTACTTCATCCTCCTCATCTTCCTGGCCGCGCAGATGCGCCGGTTCGGGAAGTACACCGCCCCAGATTTCGTCGGCGATCGCTTCAACTCCGACGCCGCCCGGGCCATCGCGGCGGTCACGACGTTCCTCATCGGCTTCGTATACGCCATCGGGCAGGCGCGCGGCATGGGCCTGGTCGGGCTCTACATCTTCGGCGACATCGGTATCCCCGGGCTGAGCGGCTACCAGTCGATGGTCGTCCTGATGATGACGATCACCGTCGGCTACCTGACGCTCTCGGGGATGCTGGGCGCGACGAAGAACATGGCCGTCCAGTTCGTCATCCTCATCGTCGCGTTCCTCGTCGGCCTGTACGCGGTCGGCTACACGCAGGGGTACTCGACGGTCCTGCCCCAGATCGAGTACGGGGCGATGATCGGCTCGCTCAGTTCGGAGTTCAGCGAGCCGTTCGTCAACGAGAGCTACTACCTCTGGATCGCGACGGCGTTCTCGCTGGTCGTCGGGACCTGCGGGCTGCCGCACGTGCTCGTGCGGTTCTACACGGTCGAGAGCGAGCGGACCGCCCGCTGGTCGACCGTCTGGGGCCTGTTCTTCATCTGCCTGCTGTACCTCTCGGCGCCGGCGTTCGCCGCCTTCGGGACCGACCTGTACACGAAGAACATCGGCCCGACGTTCGGTGACCCCGGGATGACCAGCGCCGCCGGCGACGTCATCGTCGTGCTGGCGACGCAGTTGGCGGGACTGCCCCAGTGGTTCGTCGGCATCGTCGCGGCGGGCGGCATCGCCGCGGCCATCGCGACGGTGTCCGGCCTGTTCATCGCCGGCTCGTCGGCCATCTCCCACGACATCTACGCGACCATCGTCAACGAGGACGCGAGCCAGCGCCAGCAGGTGCTGGTCGGCCGTCTGAGCATCGTCGCGCTCGGCGTCGTCACGACGCTGGCCGCGCTGGACCCCGCGGCGCCCATCGCCGCGCTGGTCTCGTACGCGTTCTCGCTCGCCGGCGCGGTCCTGTTCCCGATGTTCTTCCTCGGACTCTGGTGGGAGAACACGAACCGGCAGGGCGCGCTGGCGGGCATGACGACCGGCCTGGTCATCTGGACCGTCCCGATGATCAACGAGGTGCTGCCGACCTACGTCGGCTCCGGCGAGCCCTACTCGGCGACGCTGGCGGCGGTGGTGCCCGCGATCGGGTCGGCGCTGATCGCCGTTCCCGTCGTGTTCGCCGTCACCATCGGCGTCTCGCTGCTGACGGGCGAACCCGATATGGAGACCAAGCGGCTGGTCCGGCAGTGTCACAGCCCGGAGCCGATGACGAGGATGCAGTCCGCCGAGGACATCGCGGCGACCGACGGCGGCGAACCGGGGGACGACTGA
- a CDS encoding long-chain-fatty-acid--CoA ligase, which produces MEKPLLATDFLDRARRNYGDHEAVLAVDGTRYTYEELGARADGFAAALQERGVEKGDRVAVLDPNTHYHLEAAYGNFQVGAVHTPLNYRLVESDFEYILNDAGVTAIYADAEYADRIESVRDTIPTETFVTNDADAVEGDWEEFDAIIEEAGEYDRPEMHEDEVITINYTSGTTGDPKGVCRTHRTETLHAYLISVHQELRDDDTYLWTLPMFHVNGWGHLYAVTGMGARHVCTRGVDAGEVFDRLRNEDVSYFCAAPTVLKMLGDHHDEHGGPVDGGQDVRVATAGAAPPEATIRTVEDEFGWYLKHVYGATETGPLITTSDARRYFEDGSDDRFAVKKTQGFGYLGTEIRVVDEDGEDVPEDGESIGEIVVRGNQVMDGYWEKPEATEEAFNDRVEGYYHLGDLAAVDGNGMLVIQDRKKDIIISGGENISSIELEDALFDHDAVGDVAVIPVPSEEWGETPKAFVVPANGDVGDPGTSEADLIDFCRERLASFKVPKHVEFVKQLPKTATGKVQKYELRQQEWEGEERMVGEG; this is translated from the coding sequence ATGGAGAAACCGCTGCTGGCTACGGACTTCCTCGACCGCGCCCGCCGGAACTACGGGGACCACGAGGCCGTCCTCGCCGTCGACGGGACGCGCTACACCTACGAGGAACTGGGAGCGCGCGCCGACGGGTTCGCCGCGGCGCTGCAGGAACGCGGCGTCGAGAAGGGGGACCGCGTCGCGGTCCTCGACCCGAACACGCACTACCACCTGGAGGCGGCCTACGGGAACTTCCAGGTCGGCGCGGTCCACACGCCGCTGAACTACCGGCTCGTGGAGTCCGACTTCGAGTACATCTTGAACGACGCCGGGGTGACCGCAATATACGCCGACGCCGAGTACGCCGACCGCATCGAGTCCGTCCGCGACACCATCCCGACGGAGACGTTCGTCACGAACGACGCCGACGCCGTCGAGGGCGACTGGGAGGAGTTCGACGCGATCATCGAGGAGGCGGGCGAGTACGACCGCCCCGAGATGCACGAGGACGAGGTGATCACCATCAACTACACCTCGGGCACCACCGGCGACCCGAAGGGCGTCTGTCGGACCCACCGGACCGAGACGCTCCACGCCTACCTCATCTCGGTCCACCAGGAGCTCCGCGACGACGACACCTACCTCTGGACGCTCCCGATGTTCCACGTGAACGGCTGGGGCCACCTCTACGCCGTCACGGGGATGGGCGCCCGGCACGTCTGCACCCGCGGCGTCGACGCCGGCGAGGTGTTCGACCGCCTCCGGAACGAGGACGTGTCGTACTTCTGTGCGGCGCCGACGGTGCTGAAGATGCTCGGCGACCACCACGACGAGCACGGCGGCCCCGTCGACGGCGGGCAGGACGTCCGCGTCGCTACCGCCGGCGCCGCCCCGCCGGAGGCGACCATCCGTACCGTCGAGGACGAGTTCGGCTGGTACCTCAAGCACGTGTACGGCGCCACCGAGACCGGCCCGCTCATCACCACCTCGGACGCCCGGCGGTACTTCGAGGACGGCTCGGACGACCGCTTCGCGGTGAAGAAGACGCAGGGCTTCGGCTACCTCGGCACGGAGATCCGCGTCGTCGACGAGGACGGCGAGGACGTGCCCGAGGACGGCGAGTCGATCGGGGAGATCGTCGTCCGCGGCAACCAGGTAATGGACGGCTACTGGGAGAAGCCCGAGGCGACCGAGGAGGCGTTCAACGACCGCGTGGAGGGGTACTACCACCTGGGCGACCTCGCGGCCGTCGACGGGAACGGGATGCTCGTCATCCAGGACCGCAAGAAGGACATCATCATCTCCGGCGGGGAGAACATCTCCTCCATCGAACTGGAGGACGCGCTGTTCGACCACGACGCGGTCGGCGACGTCGCGGTCATTCCCGTGCCGAGCGAGGAGTGGGGCGAGACGCCCAAGGCGTTCGTCGTCCCCGCGAACGGCGACGTCGGCGACCCGGGGACGAGCGAGGCCGACCTGATCGACTTCTGCCGCGAGCGCCTCGCCTCGTTCAAGGTGCCAAAGCACGTCGAGTTCGTGAAACAGCTCCCGAAGACGGCGACGGGGAAGGTCCAGAAGTACGAACTGCGCCAGCAGGAGTGGGAGGGCGAGGAGCGGATGGTCGGCGAGGGATGA
- a CDS encoding P-loop NTPase has product MDGRVLAVVGAKGGVGKTTTSLNLAAALAEDGRAVVVVEADLAMANAVDFLDVDTGGGRTFHDVLAGGAGVGDATYPAPGGFDVVPSGTELDGFVNSDLDRFPGALDALKARYDTVIVDTGAGVSRETVVPMGLADASVLVSTPRVASVRDADKTMTVAERADAPVGGVVLTKSGTGRSPPANRIANFLETPLLGHVPHDEVIPESQDAGQPAVAYAPNSGAAAAYREVADSLRRRPDVLGMTVGNDQGGFRFGDGASAGGGTDVFR; this is encoded by the coding sequence ATGGACGGACGAGTGCTCGCCGTCGTCGGCGCGAAGGGCGGCGTTGGGAAGACGACGACGAGCCTCAACCTCGCTGCCGCGCTGGCCGAGGACGGCCGGGCGGTCGTCGTCGTTGAGGCGGACCTCGCGATGGCGAACGCGGTCGACTTCCTCGACGTCGACACCGGGGGCGGCAGGACGTTCCACGACGTGCTCGCGGGCGGCGCGGGCGTCGGCGACGCCACCTACCCCGCGCCCGGCGGCTTCGACGTCGTGCCGAGCGGGACGGAACTCGACGGGTTCGTGAACTCGGACCTCGACCGCTTCCCCGGCGCGCTCGACGCGCTGAAGGCGCGGTACGACACCGTCATCGTCGACACGGGTGCCGGCGTGAGCCGCGAGACGGTCGTGCCGATGGGGCTCGCGGACGCCTCGGTGCTCGTCTCGACGCCACGGGTCGCGTCGGTGCGCGACGCGGACAAGACGATGACCGTCGCCGAGCGCGCCGACGCGCCCGTGGGCGGGGTCGTGCTGACCAAGTCGGGCACCGGCCGCTCGCCGCCGGCGAACCGCATCGCGAACTTCCTCGAGACGCCGCTGCTCGGCCACGTCCCGCACGACGAGGTCATCCCCGAGTCGCAGGACGCCGGCCAGCCGGCGGTGGCGTACGCGCCGAACTCCGGGGCCGCCGCCGCCTACCGCGAGGTCGCCGACTCGCTGCGCCGTCGCCCCGACGTGCTCGGCATGACGGTCGGGAACGACCAGGGCGGCTTCCGCTTCGGCGACGGCGCGAGCGCCGGCGGCGGGACCGACGTGTTCCGGTAG
- a CDS encoding GNAT family N-acetyltransferase: MDLRDATPDDVEDVRAVANASLEASYGHVLSEGAIEDAVESWYETEELSRELDDDDAVFVVAEEDGEVVGFVQSYFVDRRERIGQLDWLHVHPDHRGHGVGSDLLRRVEAELLERGATRIEGRVLVANESGTEFYAEEGFTAGPEREVEIGGETFSERLYTKFPDEDAAGETVTTEERVTADGRSLFVAYDEAERASKAPFYPSYSDSDRTTREGYFCGNCESFSPLVDSMGTVECPECGNRRKPTRWDAAYL, translated from the coding sequence ATGGATCTGCGTGATGCAACCCCCGACGACGTGGAGGACGTCCGTGCGGTCGCCAACGCGTCGCTGGAGGCGTCCTACGGTCACGTCCTCTCGGAGGGGGCTATCGAGGACGCCGTCGAGTCGTGGTACGAGACCGAGGAACTCTCGAGGGAGCTGGACGACGACGACGCGGTGTTCGTCGTCGCCGAGGAGGACGGCGAGGTCGTCGGCTTCGTTCAGAGCTACTTCGTCGACCGACGCGAGCGGATCGGCCAGCTGGACTGGCTCCACGTCCACCCCGACCACCGCGGGCACGGCGTCGGGAGCGACCTGCTCCGTCGGGTGGAGGCCGAACTCCTCGAACGGGGCGCGACCCGGATCGAGGGTCGCGTGCTCGTCGCGAACGAGTCGGGGACGGAGTTCTACGCGGAGGAGGGGTTCACGGCCGGCCCCGAGCGCGAGGTGGAGATCGGTGGCGAGACGTTCAGCGAGCGCCTGTACACCAAGTTCCCGGACGAGGACGCCGCCGGGGAGACGGTGACCACGGAGGAACGCGTCACCGCCGACGGCCGGTCGCTGTTCGTCGCCTACGACGAGGCCGAGCGGGCCTCCAAGGCGCCGTTCTACCCGTCCTACTCCGACAGCGACCGGACGACGCGGGAGGGGTACTTCTGCGGGAACTGCGAGAGCTTCTCCCCGCTCGTGGACTCGATGGGGACCGTGGAGTGTCCCGAGTGCGGCAACCGCCGGAAGCCGACCCGGTGGGACGCAGCCTACCTCTGA
- a CDS encoding haloacid dehalogenase type II — MAETLCFDMYGTLCDTSSVRETLAAELAVPEALVAELDATWRAKQLQYSYQAALMDDYRPFWEVTRDALAFALDQWDVEADEPIRERLLGAYEHLDPFPDAVETLTRLSEVGHTVTVLSNGNPEMLETLAENAGLSAHLDDVVSADEVSTFKPNPTVYENAAARTGSDVGECRLVSGNAWDVAGAGNAGLMTAWVNRGNDPFERIGVEPSIRVASLAGVADELA; from the coding sequence ATGGCCGAGACGCTCTGCTTCGACATGTACGGGACGCTGTGTGACACGAGCAGCGTCCGGGAGACGCTCGCGGCGGAACTCGCCGTGCCGGAGGCGCTGGTCGCGGAACTCGACGCCACCTGGCGGGCGAAACAGCTCCAGTACTCCTACCAGGCCGCCCTGATGGACGACTACCGGCCGTTCTGGGAAGTGACGCGGGACGCGCTGGCGTTCGCGCTCGACCAGTGGGACGTCGAGGCCGACGAGCCGATCCGCGAGCGACTCCTCGGCGCCTACGAGCACCTCGACCCGTTCCCCGACGCCGTGGAGACGCTGACCAGGCTCTCGGAGGTGGGCCACACCGTGACGGTGCTCTCGAACGGGAACCCGGAGATGCTCGAAACGCTGGCGGAGAACGCCGGCCTGTCGGCCCACCTCGACGACGTCGTCAGCGCCGACGAGGTGTCCACGTTCAAACCGAACCCGACGGTGTACGAGAACGCGGCCGCGCGCACCGGCAGCGACGTCGGGGAGTGCCGCCTCGTCTCCGGCAACGCCTGGGACGTCGCGGGCGCCGGGAACGCCGGGCTCATGACCGCCTGGGTGAACCGGGGCAACGACCCGTTCGAACGGATCGGCGTCGAACCCTCGATCAGGGTCGCCTCGCTCGCGGGCGTCGCGGACGAACTCGCCTGA
- a CDS encoding substrate-binding protein → MARDTNSLNRRDVLKASGAAGVAGLAGLAGCTQDGNGGGNGGGNGGGDGEDYPSLGNFPIEGDTATFGFNVPTSGPYSSEGEDELRAYKLAVKHLNNGGGWVDDFGDLSGDGVLGYEIDFVEGDTATDADTARESASRMVQRDNVIMFSGGSSSATAIAQQGLAQSQKVLFMCCLTHSNDTTGKDCVRYSFREMFNAYMTGQALAPVVTGEYGDDLSFYQLYADYSWGQTQQESMKQFFEEAGWSQVDSVATPLGESDYQSYLSEAANSGAEALFLNHYGLDGANSLQQAIEAGLDQNMEIVMPLYNRPMAQAAGGAIEGIFGTIAWDSQIDNEPSNSFTQFFGDEYNGRVPSGPAQLAYAQTLQYAAAAERAGTFYPPEVIRQLEDYEYDNIGMGQETMRKCDHQAQRDIPVVRGLPESEQGQGQFFELVNVTSRDDVGYACDEGPAAECELGEYGDE, encoded by the coding sequence ATGGCTCGAGATACCAACTCGCTGAACAGGCGTGACGTGCTGAAGGCCTCAGGTGCCGCTGGCGTGGCCGGACTCGCCGGACTGGCCGGCTGTACGCAGGACGGCAACGGCGGCGGTAACGGCGGCGGCAACGGTGGCGGCGACGGGGAGGACTACCCGTCGCTCGGCAACTTCCCCATCGAGGGCGACACCGCGACGTTCGGCTTCAACGTGCCGACGTCCGGCCCGTACTCCTCGGAGGGCGAGGACGAACTCCGCGCCTACAAGCTCGCGGTCAAGCACCTCAACAACGGCGGGGGCTGGGTAGACGACTTCGGCGACCTCTCCGGCGATGGCGTGCTCGGATACGAGATCGACTTCGTCGAGGGCGACACGGCGACGGACGCCGACACCGCGCGCGAGTCCGCCTCCCGCATGGTCCAGCGTGACAACGTCATCATGTTCTCGGGCGGCTCCTCGAGCGCGACCGCCATCGCACAGCAGGGCCTTGCACAGAGTCAGAAGGTCCTGTTCATGTGCTGTCTGACCCACTCGAACGACACGACCGGGAAGGACTGCGTTCGGTACAGCTTCCGGGAGATGTTCAACGCGTACATGACCGGGCAGGCGCTGGCGCCCGTCGTCACGGGGGAGTACGGGGACGACCTCTCCTTCTACCAGCTGTACGCCGACTACAGCTGGGGGCAGACCCAGCAGGAGTCGATGAAGCAGTTCTTCGAGGAGGCCGGCTGGTCGCAGGTCGACAGCGTCGCGACGCCGCTCGGCGAGAGCGACTACCAGTCGTACCTCTCGGAGGCGGCCAACTCCGGCGCGGAGGCGCTGTTCCTCAACCACTACGGGCTGGACGGCGCGAACTCCCTCCAGCAGGCCATCGAAGCCGGCCTCGACCAGAACATGGAGATCGTGATGCCGCTGTACAACCGCCCGATGGCCCAGGCGGCCGGCGGCGCCATCGAGGGTATCTTCGGCACCATCGCGTGGGACTCCCAGATCGACAACGAGCCGTCGAACTCCTTCACCCAGTTCTTCGGCGACGAGTACAACGGTCGGGTACCGTCCGGGCCGGCCCAGCTGGCGTACGCCCAGACGCTGCAGTACGCGGCGGCCGCCGAGCGCGCGGGGACGTTCTACCCGCCGGAGGTCATCCGCCAGCTCGAGGACTACGAGTACGACAACATCGGGATGGGCCAGGAGACGATGCGCAAGTGCGACCACCAGGCGCAGCGGGACATCCCGGTCGTCCGGGGGCTGCCCGAGTCCGAACAGGGTCAGGGCCAGTTCTTCGAACTGGTCAACGTCACCTCCCGCGACGACGTGGGCTACGCGTGCGACGAAGGCCCGGCAGCCGAGTGCGAACTCGGCGAGTACGGCGACGAATAG
- a CDS encoding branched-chain amino acid ABC transporter permease, translated as MSLFADLLGVFLNGLQAGAIYILVAMGLSIILGTLKFVNFAHGALYLIGAYAGLLIANEVRLSNGLLQQYGYETVGLDLGFLAALILVPVFVFVIGLLMERYLARAFYDRPDIDQILVTFGLAIIAQEAFRVLFGGQSINFARPGWARGPVMLPAIGNFPRWRLAVIAITAVLVLLVYLLVEYTDFGLIVRAGTRDPEMVELLGIKLTRPYIVMFAIGAALAGVAGVVGAPLENVNPSIGMETLVPAFLVVVIGGVGSIRGAVVGGVLVGMVYAILVGAPLASIPVIGGAISWSAWSQVGIYALAALILLLRPEGLFGSEEVS; from the coding sequence GTGAGCTTGTTCGCAGACCTCCTCGGAGTGTTCCTCAACGGGCTCCAGGCCGGCGCCATCTACATCCTGGTGGCCATGGGGCTCTCGATCATCCTGGGGACACTCAAGTTCGTCAACTTCGCGCACGGTGCGCTGTATCTCATCGGGGCTTACGCCGGCCTCCTCATCGCGAACGAGGTGCGGCTCAGCAACGGGCTGCTCCAGCAGTACGGCTACGAGACGGTGGGACTCGATCTCGGGTTCCTCGCTGCACTGATACTCGTCCCGGTGTTCGTGTTCGTCATCGGGCTCCTGATGGAACGGTACCTCGCACGAGCGTTCTACGACCGTCCCGACATCGACCAGATCCTCGTCACCTTCGGGCTCGCGATTATCGCCCAGGAGGCGTTCCGTGTCCTGTTCGGCGGGCAGAGCATCAACTTCGCCCGCCCGGGCTGGGCGCGCGGGCCCGTCATGTTGCCCGCCATCGGAAACTTCCCCAGGTGGCGGCTTGCCGTCATCGCCATCACCGCGGTGCTGGTGCTCCTCGTGTACCTCCTGGTTGAGTACACGGACTTCGGGCTCATCGTCCGCGCGGGCACCCGCGACCCCGAGATGGTCGAACTGCTCGGCATCAAACTGACCCGCCCGTACATCGTCATGTTCGCCATCGGCGCCGCGCTGGCCGGCGTCGCGGGCGTCGTCGGCGCGCCGCTCGAGAACGTCAACCCGAGCATCGGGATGGAGACGCTGGTCCCGGCGTTCCTCGTGGTCGTCATCGGCGGTGTCGGCTCCATCCGTGGGGCCGTCGTCGGCGGCGTGCTCGTCGGGATGGTGTACGCCATCCTGGTGGGTGCACCGCTGGCGAGCATCCCCGTCATCGGCGGCGCCATCTCCTGGTCGGCCTGGTCGCAGGTCGGCATCTACGCACTCGCTGCGCTCATCCTGCTCCTGCGTCCCGAGGGGCTGTTCGGGAGCGAGGAGGTGTCCTGA